GGCCCTGAGGGCATGTAAGTGGGAGAACTGACCACAGCCCTCAGCAGCTGCAGTACTCAGAAAAGTAGGCCCTATACCTCAcccaggcagcacagtagagctgattGTGGTGGAGGGCTAGGAAAGACCCAGCCCTGAGGGCATGGGTATGAGAGAGCTGGACCCTGTCACTTGCCTTCTGTTTAAGACATTGGCAAGGGAGAGATGCCCCCCTTACTCCTTGAAGCTTATGCGAGGCAGGAGAGCTAGCCCCAAGATTATCAGATCAGGAGATCTGTTCTTGCCTCTCACCTGCTACAGCATTTGTGAGAGTGGGTCCTGTACcttacctgggcagcacagtagagctggcacCAATGGCACAGTTGAGCTGAGTGCATGAGCGTAAAAGAGCTAGCTCTATCCCTTGCCCTCTGTGTCACTGAGTGGGTCAGCCAGGGCAGGGCCAGAGAGCTCATCCTGGTGGTGGTGTGGGTACAGGAGGGTGTGGATGAactgaccagctcagatacctccCTTGCTTTGAGTTTGCTCAGATCCAGGCTTTGAGTTGTCCCACCCCAAAATTTACCTTACTGATGAACTGGTGGAGCATGTAAAGGGGCTGGTCTTGCATATGTAAAGCTTTAGGGTCTCTATGACACAGGGCAATATCAGGACGTCTGAAAGGAATCCCAGTGAAATATCAAtaatgtagcagaagccagagccttgaaccagaccaataattcattgcaatgaatatttgcaagcaaaaaaaaaaaaaaaaaaaaaaaaaaaccactacaGTTTCCACactgagtttttattttcttttagaggGAGGTTGCAATGACAAAGGACAGGTATgagaggatggggagatgagtgggattgaggtgcatgatgtgaaattcacaacgGGCCAATACCAAGTTTACAAAATTGCCTTCATTTTTGAAAATACAGAGcgaagtattttaaaataaacagtatTTGTTTTAGATAGCTTAGAAaaatagtatacacacacacacacacacatcccccgtCATATGGAAAGAAGATAACTCATAACTTGGGCATAATATAAATACTTGATGAATCTCTGTGAACAGTGTATacaatttctatttttgttttgctcattcatttgtttgagaGTGAGAGTTTcattgtatagccttggctgaactagaacttgctgtatagatcaagctggtcttgaatCCACAGAGACCCAACTGCCTCTGGCACTAGTGTTACAGGCAAGCAACACCATGCACAGCAAACCATTTCTTGTTCTAGTCTTGAAACATTACTGTAAACCTGAAATTCtatcataataaaaacaaaattttattatagCTATGTAGCATAgggtaaattattttaaatatcatttcaaaataaaatgttatttttttcaggATTCTGTGTTGTCTGTGAGCCTCTAaaattgtgttttcttcattccaTGTAAATAagtattttctaattatttcagAATTTTTAAGGAAAGGCCCTAGATCTAAACATGGATGCATATGCAGAGGCAGAGAATACTGCTCCATGTGGGGAGGATAAGGCAGTTCCCCTTCTCCCAGACCAAGTACACAgatccacagacacacacacacaagagaaaaatGACCACATAGCTTAACAGAATAGCACATATTTCTTACTAATAacagaaatttttattattttctttgtttcaatgGGAAGGTGAGTGAAAAGAGAGTAACTGGATAGACATGTGTTCTGTAGCAGTGGACCACCTGAGAAGCATCGTGAGACATCCTATCGGAAATGATGTTGAGGGAAACTGGAAGTGGAAAAGTCAAGGATCAAAAATAAGTcaaaatctcttttctttttcgtTGCCATTGTTTCAATTTGCCTAAGTGTCCAAAGACAGAGGGCTTGACTCACAGTACATGAAAGTCAACAAGTCAAGCGAGCTTCATAGAAGGATAGAGAGCAAATCTAGAGAGGCAAGTGGACAGTAACTATACATGGATTTACTAGTCCATGGTGGGTCACCCACTCATGAACCACCTAGCACTCTCTCACAGCCGGGTCAGGCTTTGCCCATTGTGTTTTCTATGTCTGCCTCTGCAGAATATATTGCTAAGGTGATGCTAAGGCAGGCTGACTTTGCACCTAAGATACAGCTAACAAAGTGCAAGCATGTCCTATACCTTAAACACTTGTTAATATATTGGTTTTTACTATAAGTTATACACACAAATCTATAGTTCTGTTTGTAATACTCTGGCTAGTCTAGTGGACAGTTTTTCTGTATTCTTAAATATAGTTATTTAGCTTTTGTTAATTTTGGAATGATtgtgaaaggaatttttaaaactttttcatcATCATTTATGTAAAAGAAATCATGTAAAGGGACTCTTCAAAAGCACTTCCATTCCCCTCCATCGTATCTAGAATGCTACCATGCATTTAGGAGATGCTGAAGTCCATGTACATCATGAGGAAGAGTTTTTTATTTCCCTTGTAAGCTCCTCCAACAAAGCAACTTTTGGAAGCCCCTCCTGAGTTCTCTGGTCCTAAGTGCATACACAATAGGGTTGAGCGAAGGAGGGATGATATTGTGCATCACATTGAGCAAAACTGGGATCAAGGTGGCCTTGGTCTCTGCCAAGTGAGTTACTGAAATCACTACAACAACAGTGtagaagaagaggatgaggatgaggtgGGAGCTACAAGTGTTCAGAGCCTTAGAAACAGCTTCACCCGAATTGAGTCTGAGTACAGAGCGCAGAATCAATGTATATGACAATATTATGAGACCCAGGTCACTCCCCATTCCAACCCATGCCAGGATCAGCTGGCAAATGCTATTCGGCCTCCTGTCATCACAAGCCAGGCTTGTGACTCCAAGGTTAGAGCACAAGCAATGATCGATTTCATTTCTTGAACAATAATTCCGCTGGGCTGCAAGCACAGGCACTGGAATGACACACAAGCCATTTCTCAGTACCATGAAAAGTGTGGCTTTTAAGATCAAAGAATTGGTAATAATTGATGAATAGCGGAGAGGATAGCAAATAGCTACATATCTATCGAAAGCCATGCAGAGGAAGATACCAGACTCCATGCCTACAAAGCAGTGAATGGCATAAATCTGAGCAAAACACTCAGGAAGGCTAATGACTTTGGCATCAAACCAGAAGATGGCCAGGATCTTAGGCATGATGGTGGTGGCAAGGCCCATGTCCACCACAGAGAGGATGCCCAAGAAAAGGTACATGGGTTGCCTCAGAGACGGGTCCTGATAGATGATGATGAGAATGAGAATGTTTGTCCCTATGGCTGAGAGATAGAGCAAGGTCAGGGGTAGTGAGAGCCAGTGCTGCCAGCTGTGGATGCCTGGGAATCCCAGCAGGATGAATTCAGACACCTGGAACTTGGAGCTGTTGACATCTTTGAAAGATGTAGGCATTTTCCTGTAAGGAGAAGAAAAGATAGGGTCTTTAACGTTGCTTTCTCTGAGCATAAGCATCATTAAATGGTGTTTATCGCTTACACTAAagacttctttttatttaagaaatagGCATTTAAAATTTTCACATGCTTTATAAAACCACATCTTTATTCAAAAAACAGAAcaatatatttactattaaagGCATAGTTCTCGTATTGAAACACTTAAGAGTTAATATTAATTTGAAGTCTTAAGTCTGGTTCTTAAAGAATGGAGCTGGGGTTCGAGTTCACAATGGAAAGTCAACTGCGTAATGTTCAGTGTGTGAAAATGTACATACTGAAGAACTCAGCAACAGTTTACTCAAAAGTCAAGTTCACGTTTTAATACTCTTTTGGGAGGGTTTTTGTGAGGTACTGTGACCTAATGATCAAATCATGATGAACTACAGAATCATTCTTATGAGCACAGCTCTGACTGTGCTGGTTTTAGTAACACAATGGTGGCAGACTGGGTaaaggaaatgatttttttttttttaagaacacttCGAGACCCTAAGTGTTGTCTTAGTAGatttagccctgcttgggaataCCCAGAAATCACCTTCCAGAGGACTGTTAGGGTAAGAACTGCTTTCCTGGAAGTCTTTACAGTGTTAGGACTTGATCTATCATTATCTCTCCATGACTTAAaagctgtttgttttgtttttccaatgaAGATTCATGACTCCTAGTAAAGTGGAAGAATTACGGTGACAAACAGCTTTGCCATTTGTTGACAAAGGGAGATATCATTTGTATGTTGCATCATACAAATTCATCAAATGCAATTTCCTGCTTTTTCCCAAGGTCTTCAGCAAATTCTACTGGGATGCAGGCTTTCTTGGTTGCAGTTGGACTTCTTAGTCTTCTTAGTATTTTCGTTCATACTTGGACCACTGATGTAAATGAGAATCTCTGCCTTAAGTTCCCAGTGTGCACACTGCATATTGGCATGTGGCAAACTCAATCTTGGAAGACCTCTGTTCTATGTAGCCTGGAATCAGGCTGTCATGGATGCACTAGTGCAAGATGTTGTCTTCATTCTGAACCATGAAAGAGCCCACAAAAGAGAAGCAAAGACATCACTTGCAATGCGTTTTGGAAATGGTTCTGTTGCTTCACATTTTGATGTGTCACTGTGTATGAAGACATcaagaagcagggggtgggaagatTGTACAGTGGTACAAGAATCAATAAATAAGACCCATCATACCTACCAAGAAATTTGCATGGGTAGAGACTTTTTTGAAGAACAATtggataaaataaacaaaaacaactctgGGTCTTTGAAATTATTGAATGCATAGCTATAATCTAAAGTAGAACTTATCCAGCTAAGAACAAATGTGCAGACTCTGCACATGGTGGGAAATTTGGATCTACCTTCATCAAACCAGGAGGTAGAAAAGGTGAGCAGTGATTTGAAGATTCAGGTTTTGGAGCACGAGCTGGAACTGATGGGGACAGAATGAAAATGATCTCAAAAGAGGGCCACAAAAGCCAAACATCCAGCTCAGAAGAACAAGCTCTATGGCTGGAATCTTTCAATGGTGTTTTAAAGCCATcagctcagtgattaaaaagaaATGGATGTTACAGACAGTCTATTACTGTAGTGCTTATGGTAATAAAGCATTAGGGAGTTCAAGAGACTTAGGAAGAGAAGTAAACTTACAGGTCACATTTACATGTGCTGGGGGTGTGAATCAATGGTAGAAAGTTTTGCCATCATACATGTCTCAAGGTTTGATTCTTGCCACTTCCAAAAAGTACTATAGTTAACAATTTGACTCACCCCAAAAAttcaagaataaataagaaatctGTTTTTGGAAgatcttttgttattccaggcaGTGTTACCACACAAATGCAGTTAGAGTCTATCTAAGCATTTCTTCCCCTCCTCAGAAAGAGAATTGAGTGAGTGCCTTGTTTCCATTGTTTCATTCTTATCAATGCTTGGCTTAACATTATTCACTGATAACAACCACTAGAATTTTAGTCTGTAATTATGGgatatttaattttgtaaataatgcatgaatatatacataaataatatatatccattacatatattatatacattcatattttaTACATCATTTTATCAAAAGTATTGTCATAAACATGTAAAGgttcaagaaataaaatatgctgAAGTTTAGGGGAtgagtgtattttattttatagtctaCTTTGTATACAAACACACTTGAAGTGACTGCGAAAAAATTAAGCAATGCTAAGTGACCATagctaaatttttaatcttaactaGCCATCTAGTGATATTGGAGATGAATTTTAGTTACTTGAGTCTTAATGGATCTATGAAGACAGAATTTTGACACGCAtaatgatgtttttattattgtatcaGGCACACTTAATATGAGTTATATCCTCTGATCCTCAAGTGTACAGTGCAATATTATGTACATCGTTATACACAGATTTCAGAGACTTTTCCTATAAAATGGAATCTTCATAACTAGAGAACAAAAATTACACCCTACCTCATGGACAAGCCAAATCTATCATTCTGAGGAAGTTGCAGGCAGGAAGATGCTCAGAATCCTGGTAAAATTAGACTCATGCACCTTCAAATTCTATTGATTATCATGCCCTTGATTTTCTTGGCCCATCACATGAGTGAAAAAAAAACCAGCCtgtcccttacacacacacacacacacacacacacacacacacacacacacacacacacacattattcatattatttatttatttttgtccccACTCACATTCTTTTTCTCCAAGGTTATAGCTTTTgtgcttgtttctctctctctctctctctctctctctctctctctctctctctctctctctctgcagtttGTTCTTTTTCCAACAATCTGACCTATCTAGAATTGCTGTTCTCTTCCTTAATTGATGGCTCTACACTCTTATCCATGTGCATAGGGCATAATCAGGTGAGGCTCAGATCAAATTAAGCATCACCCCTTGTCTTTAACTCCTTTATATTCAGCATTTCAgatgattaaaatatataaatagtttTTAACTATTAGCTGTGTAAAAAAAGTATAAGTTTTTCAATTATAGGTATTTCATTCTCAATATGTATGCCATGGTATAAGTTATTAGACatttgtgaacacacacacacacacacaccatttgtaAAGTTATGTACCAAagttttaaagtatctttaaAGTGAGATGTTAGTAATTTAGTTATACTAAATATGGGTTTATTCTTGATACAGttattttaaacacagaaaaaaagatatttaagaaaataatttcccTATGGTATTACCCAACAAGAAACAATTATTTGTTGtcaatatttttatacttatgtctttatatatttatgtgaggTTGGGCCACACAACTGACACTGTTCATGTGTGGAAATTGGAATATTCTTCAGGAGTCAATCCTTCCACTTTTGGGGTTCTGGAGGTCAACTTGGGGTCACCAGGCTATTTGCAGCACTTTTACCCATTGATCCATCTCATTAATTCCAAGAAACAATTAATAACAAGATATTTTTCAGGTATTTCTTAAAGCTTCCACATTTCTATAAGCATATAGTCTTTAGTGACTGTTCATGATAAATCCAACATGACTAGAGTAATCGTAATGTAACCAAACAATAATTTAATGAATGAAAACTGCAAAAAAGTTTAGAGATGAGCTATGTTTTCTGAGACCTTAGGTAAGCATTTCAAAGAAGTTTAGCATAGTATCCACACATCTTGAGAATTTGAAACTGTAAAACACGTATTTGTACAAGACCTGGCATTTCTCTAAGACCCTCACTGATTCTTTCTACTTCAAATCACATAACCTATCTTGTTTGATagattctcattttatttctttcaaaaggTATacattacatttacttatttatttttatatgaggtattttaatttttaatattatatggtATGATTAAATCAAGTTGATTAATGTTTCCTTCatcctaaatattttattcattgtttatatatgcaaaatatttatgcatattttcATAGAGATATATAATGTTAGCAATATTGAAATGTACATATCTTAATGTCCAACTCTATTCAGGATTCTATGCAATTGACTTAAAAAGACCAGACTCTTCCTACTGCCAACCTGAGAGCGTCCTTTCTTGTCCcccatccttcttccttcccatgCGGACTATGGCCACTGccatcctctctcttcttctctgaaTAAAATTGTTTTGTACTACACCTGAGAGATATCATTTGATATCGTCTTCCTATGTAGGTATTATTTCGTTTAATGTTACGGTCTCTGCTTCTACTTGTGTTGTCACAAACTCCAGAGTTTCTACCTTTTTAAGGCtgaataattctatttttatcattttcactTAAAATGTACCCCAGTTGATATTTCTGTTATTCAATTAAGACTAGAAGTAAGTTTGAactcagaaaaaaattttaaatttttaacaattaaatTCTAAGTAACATAATATATGTTTCTTTCATGAAAAAATGCTTGATAATGTAAATATTGAAAACAACATGGAGGTTGGGTTTTTTCTAAAAACAACCTCTGCTGTTCCATACCAGCCTGATATTTTCTACATTTGCCCTTAGACCTTTTCTCAAAAGCTTTACAAACCTCTGTCTCCTATTATGCTAGGAAGGAGTATTGCTTGCTTTTTGCCAGAAAATGCAGAACAACATTAAATTTGGAACAAAACACCATTTGCTGGAGAATTAACCAATAAGACTGAAAGAAGTGTGATAACTTACTGTTGCTATGAACAGAACTTCACAGCCTGGAGTCTTAGCAATGGAAGAAGTTTCCCACTGGGAAACACattttgataattttgtttttacatgAGATAAGGATGTATTCTCATCTGAGTTTGGATGAAAATCATGAAATCGCAGACTTATAGAATTTATGGAAAATATTACCACCTcaaaaacctaaggataataggctcCCATTAGAGACATGAGGGAGAATGGCCAGTAGAGAAAGCTGAATTCCTATGGTGTTAAATCCCTAAAGTGTAACAAGGAGATTAATTCAGAGATGTGTTTTCTATTAATGTAACCTGACACCTTTCATAAATAGGAATAACATTTTTCTTCAGGAAACTAAAATGATCCTAAAGTAGCTAGGAACTTCTTCATCATTCTTAAGCATAAAAACTTTAAAGTACTATAAAATATGTGATTAAAAAGCttctttaaaatagttttcttaaaagaaattatttattcattcaaaaaCAAAGTTTCTAGTGTGTTTGCAAAATGACATGTATAAAGTGATCACTAAATACATGAACTTCATTCTCCTAAAAATTGTGATCACTAAATACATGAACTTCATTCTcctaaaaattgttttctagttagggcaaggaaatataatgttaaatgtaaaagaaataaaatacagaaatatcaaGACTCGTACAAATATCTTAATGTAAAATTACCCAGTAAGGCACAAAAATAGACACATAGACAAGAGCaatagaagaaaaatacaaaaataaacttCACATAGCTACAGACACTTGTGTCATGAATATATATTGAACGAAATACAGCCTTTTCAGTAAATGATTCTGAGAAAATTGGATATCTACCTGCAGAGAAATTACGTGGATCCATACTTCTTACCTtataaaagaaattcaaaatggaTTAAAGGCTTTGTTGAAAGACCTAAGCCTCTGAAATttctagaagaaaacagaaaaaaactctTCAAGATATAAACACAGGCAAGAACTTTCTCAATCGTACTTACAGTTGCTCAGGAAATGAGGCAAACAATTAAAAACTGGGACCCATCACTGTAAGTAGATAGAAGCGATTACTGGTGACAGCAGTTTTACTACAGATGCCAACTTCTGGTTGAAACTAGTTTGTAACAGAAGAAGCAAGAGTCAAGAATGTAGAAGTAATTagtatcaaaattattttaacgaactcaagtaaaaataaatggaaataatgcATTGGTTGCAGGACATAGGGAAAAAAAGCTGGAATTAACTAGAAGTTTCCTCTCTAAAGATTGGCATTCGCAGTGCCTAAAGGTGTTACAAAGGCTGCTGAGGGGGAGTTGTCATTAACTGTCTTGTTTAACTGTGGGCTCCGAATGCTATTTTACCAACCTGTCAAGCAGCATGGACCCACCAGTGCAATAGTGGCATAGCTGTTTGGGGACAAACCAACCATTTTCTGATTGACTTCAAGACCTTCTCCACAGGAGCAACCTGATATCTGGTACTAAAGACTGGTCAAAAGCCTGCAACTAAGAGGTCATACCCTTGGTAGAGAAGCTACTGCCATTATTTTGCTAAATTGATATGTTAGGGCTGTCAAATTGccttgtaaatatttatgtttatgctcATGGATTAGTGCCTATGTAGGCTCTGGCCAGAGAGGCTTCCTTTTGAAGTGGTTACTAGGGAGGTCCATATCTAGTTAAGTACTGAGAATAAGTGACTATTGAGTTTTCAACCATGAACATGCCATTTTGTATAAGGTTTAGATATCTCAGAAGAGGGTGGTGCAAAAGAATATAACAGATGGAGAAAAGGTGAAATGTTATAGAATATTATCTTCTGTTCAAGACATGTCCTTGAACCTGGAGCTCCTATTGACTATGATAAACCACATCAAGATTCAACTTGTCAACCTTCCATCATAAAGTGGGAGAAAGCCCACCCTTCCTTGAATGTAcagatatataaacacacacagatgcacacatatgtgtgaatgcatgtatctatgtatatatatgtattatatgtatattagcatatatatgcaaataatgatCATTAGGTGTGAGCAGTTCAACTGACTGTACTAGTCCCCTTGAGATCTCTGAGCAGTGTAGGAATATTTCTTAAGTGGAGTAACCACTAATGCATTACCCATACTCTGACAATCTCTCACTCACATTACTATGAGGAATTCCTGAGTTCACCAAaatcaactttttaaaagttttaaaagtttaaaagttaTGAGAGCAGAAGAAAAATTAGTTGGAAAGGGAACAGCAGGAGTGGGAGGCATGCAAAGATGATGGGGTGGAGCcaacatgatcaaaatacacatgAATGTCACTGCTACAACAAAGctcattattatatataattagtgATTACTAAGAAGAATCTTTTGTTAAAGAATGGTTAAAACACATCTGGCAAAAAACAATCAGTGAAATGATTACTAGTAATAGTTTATATACTCATGAATGGGCGCTTTGTCcagctgtcatcagagaggcttcctcagCAACAGATGGGAGCAggtgcagagactcacagctggACATCCTGCAAAGAGAGAGAGTataaattggaggtctccataAGATCCTTCCCTTTGGAGATCAGGGAGCcactgggagaaaggaaaggaaaggttgtaggagtcagaggagaTGTAGTATatcaggagaacatggcccaccaAATCAGCAAAGCAGGGTTCACataggctctcagagactgaagaagCAACATGGGTCCTGCATGTGTCTGCACCATGCCTCTGCACATATGTTCTggctgttggtttggtttttgtgagacagTTACCTTGGTGCTTTTGTGGAGCTCCTATCAGTGGAAATGTGTGTATTACTCTTTTGCCAGATCTTGAGACTTTTTctctcctattgggttgccttgttgAGCTTTGACTTGGGGAGCTTTTGCTCTGTCAtactgtatcttgttttgtcctgttttgttgttgtctccTGGAGgcctgctttgttgttgttgttgtttcttgttttcttttcttgtttgaatAATAATtggatttttaattaattaattaattaattgattagttTACATTACATCCTTATTGCAGcgcctcctccctcttcttcactCAGACCCTCCCTCTCAGCACCCCTTTCCCCAGTTCCCCTTCCTAccccctcagagaaggggaggtggaggtctgttcttttctaaagaggaaatgaaggggGAATTGAATGAGGGCAGCtgagaggagtggagggaagggaaactgtggttggAATTACGATAGAAGAGTCTacgttgaattttaaaaagactggTTATAAGTGAAGACCATAATTCAGTGGCAAAATGCTTGGTGAGTGAAAGGTCTAAGACTAAGATTGATCCCTAtctacataacacacacacacacacacacacacacacacacacacacacacacactgactaaagcaa
This portion of the Apodemus sylvaticus chromosome 1, mApoSyl1.1, whole genome shotgun sequence genome encodes:
- the LOC127680608 gene encoding olfactory receptor 56B1 codes for the protein MPTSFKDVNSSKFQVSEFILLGFPGIHSWQHWLSLPLTLLYLSAIGTNILILIIIYQDPSLRQPMYLFLGILSVVDMGLATTIMPKILAIFWFDAKVISLPECFAQIYAIHCFVGMESGIFLCMAFDRYVAICYPLRYSSIITNSLILKATLFMVLRNGLCVIPVPVLAAQRNYCSRNEIDHCLCSNLGVTSLACDDRRPNSICQLILAWVGMGSDLGLIILSYTLILRSVLRLNSGEAVSKALNTCSSHLILILFFYTVVVVISVTHLAETKATLIPVLLNVMHNIIPPSLNPIVYALRTRELRRGFQKLLCWRSLQGK